The nucleotide sequence ATTTACAGCTTGACAACTGCACATATGTGCAGTATAATGCCTCCAGGTTGATCGGGTAGGTGATTTCAAGTTACAGTCTATATAAGAATTGCAGGGCTATGATGTCTTTAGAGTTTAATTTATCGTGCGATTCGATCATTTTCAAAAATGAGGACAGTTCGCCTGACAAATATAACCGCAGGCAGTTCGTTTGTCCGGAGTGCGGGTCTGGTCTGGTGCCTTCCTGTGGATGCTGTTTCTGTCCTTTTTGCGGATGGTCGCGTTGCGGGTGAGGGAGGATTGGCTATGCTAATGGAGGATCTGAAAGCCTGTGGTTTTCCGGATATATTAATTCAAAGCTGGAAGGATTCTGTTGGCGATACACTTCTGCCTCTACAGGAAAAGGCGATTCGCGAGTTTGATTTACTGGGACAGTCCAATCTGATAATCTCGGCACCAACTTCATCGGGCAAGACATTCTGTGGCGAAATTGCGATGGCGAGGGCATTGACAGCCGGGCGAAAAGCGGTCTATTTAGTTCCGCTCAAGGCGCTTGCCGAGGAACGTTATCACGATTTTCAACAGAAGTATGCCCGTCTGGGGCTCAAAACGATCATCTCCACCGGCGACCGTCGCAAACATGATTTCGCTTTTCAACGCGGTGATTTCGATCTGGCAGTTGTAATTTTTGAAAAGTTCAGCCAGCTTTTGACTCGCAACCTGGATATACTCTCGTTAATAGATCTGATTCTTATCGATGAACTTCAGATGATCGGCGATTCCGGCCGCGGGTCTTCTCTGGAACTTTTGTTGTTAAAGATAAAAGTAGCGCGCTACAACTGCCGTCTGGTTGGATTGTCGGCGGTACTGTCCTCGTCCGGCGACCTGGCGAACTGGCTTTCAGCTGGACTTCTGACCTCCAGCTATCGCCCGGTCGATCTCTACCAGGGAGTACTCTGGCAGGGAAGGTTCGACTACCGCAGTTACAACAGCGGACAAATCGGTAGCGAACTGGTTCTCGATGATGACAACCTGGCTCCCGAAGATCAACTTTTGAGGTCTGTTGTAAATTTTATTGAAACCGGTGAGAAGGTGTTGGTCTTTTTGAAGAGCAGGGTATCCTGCCAGTATTTCGCAGAGTCAATAACCGATATGGTTGAACCATTGCGGGCCGATGATGCGATTAAGGCACTTTCTTCGGGTGATCGCACCGGCCTGGGGGATAAGCTGATCGAACTACTCGAATACGGTGTCGCGTTTCATCACGCGGACCTTTCTTTCGAACAACGCCGGATTTTGGAGCATGGATTTCGCGCCGGAAAGATCAGGGTGATCTTTGCCACTACGACTTTGGCGATGGGCCTCAATCTTCCAGCCGGAGTTGTATTTCTTGAACCGTTCAAGTTCGCCCCCGGCTGTTACCACAAACGACTCCTGGCTCATCATCTGAACTGGTCGGAATATGAGAATATGTGCGGGCGGGCGGGTCGCTTGAGATACACCGACAGGCCGGGAAAAGCTCTGCTTCTGGTCAATTCCGAGTTTGAAAAAGAGGTCATCTGGAACAAATTCATGCTCGGTAAACCCTCAGAGTTCGAGGGGCACCTCGCCCAAAAATCGACTGCCGACCTG is from Candidatus Zixiibacteriota bacterium and encodes:
- a CDS encoding DEAD/DEAH box helicase — translated: MRTVRLTNITAGSSFVRSAGLVWCLPVDAVSVLFADGRVAGEGGLAMLMEDLKACGFPDILIQSWKDSVGDTLLPLQEKAIREFDLLGQSNLIISAPTSSGKTFCGEIAMARALTAGRKAVYLVPLKALAEERYHDFQQKYARLGLKTIISTGDRRKHDFAFQRGDFDLAVVIFEKFSQLLTRNLDILSLIDLILIDELQMIGDSGRGSSLELLLLKIKVARYNCRLVGLSAVLSSSGDLANWLSAGLLTSSYRPVDLYQGVLWQGRFDYRSYNSGQIGSELVLDDDNLAPEDQLLRSVVNFIETGEKVLVFLKSRVSCQYFAESITDMVEPLRADDAIKALSSGDRTGLGDKLIELLEYGVAFHHADLSFEQRRILEHGFRAGKIRVIFATTTLAMGLNLPAGVVFLEPFKFAPGCYHKRLLAHHLNWSEYENMCGRAGRLRYTDRPGKALLLVNSEFEKEVIWNKFMLGKPSEFEGHLAQKSTADLMLDLVASGCCRTLDDVAGALQKSFSRAPFMDEDIKEACEFCYKRNFIVDREGACESTALGDTIAGYGISCATADQFLALLARSSDLNEACWLYELVTSGEMTDRARFSVHGRLEDVRLKQIQDDLKSHGLVEGFSLEQ